A window of the Desulforegula conservatrix Mb1Pa genome harbors these coding sequences:
- a CDS encoding dynamin family protein, with protein MKTYHGVKEEILAITETLISLLETVSEYQISSTVPTAWMDTCLLLRRHLNEEIFRVAVVGTIKSGKSTFINSLFGADYLKRGAGVITSLVTRMKSSKEGVLKATVFFKNWEEINSEMKYSMNLFPAGILDDIRESFDIRSESNRNELRKALGALDSERLITGDTRNVNAVYLNSYLSGFDKVKDVIFDQDPVIVYKEDAFHDHRQFTGNEVLAVYVRDVELEIGSPGLELQPGIEIADCQGSDSPNPIHLAQVQDYLNQAHMLVYVISSRTGLRQGDIRFLNIIKKMGLSESSVFVVNADFSEHEGINDLKAIVDRTSEDLALINSEPSVFTVSALHNLFSENPRGLSEKDRMRLSQWDMENELVEFSRAQTREFFDFFQASLTSGRYGLLLNNHLDRLRGVTGSLAGWTEVIRDVLSRDSSGVSKMVANINLHKEKMGRISGLVRSTLDGAIQKLRKDLKSSAEGFMSEGHGGLLYEIRDYINSYSISFEEYEDRLALTTFQNVLHVAYQEFKQKLDTFMTEQINPRIMNYVREKESEIAAYLLAAVQPYDVMIQDALSEYESAMAGLGLKLPVQMKSHLTAPDMDSIKSISGIKLPSAVALIRYSVKVKTEASARFGFYRSLTMIRNFFKKEKETSKDKDYFRALKGALSSLKKETDENVSFHFKSYKENLKFQYLLKLSDVIADSIENEISARFMSYADGLSKIDEVMGETIADREKIRELLEGSGNEALDIVKRIDALSESLDDKFFAALEA; from the coding sequence ATGAAGACATATCACGGAGTCAAGGAAGAAATACTGGCAATAACCGAAACACTTATCAGCCTTTTGGAGACCGTATCTGAATACCAGATTTCTTCTACGGTTCCAACGGCCTGGATGGATACATGTCTTCTTCTGAGGCGGCATCTTAATGAAGAAATTTTCAGGGTCGCGGTTGTTGGAACGATTAAGTCAGGAAAGAGCACTTTTATCAATTCCCTTTTCGGAGCTGATTATCTTAAAAGAGGCGCAGGCGTAATCACTTCCCTTGTGACCAGAATGAAGAGTTCAAAAGAGGGCGTTTTAAAAGCAACGGTTTTTTTCAAGAATTGGGAAGAGATCAACAGCGAGATGAAGTACTCAATGAATCTTTTTCCTGCAGGAATTCTTGACGATATACGGGAGTCCTTTGACATCCGTTCCGAATCAAACCGTAACGAACTCAGAAAAGCTCTTGGCGCCCTTGATTCCGAAAGGCTTATTACAGGTGACACTAGAAATGTTAATGCGGTTTATTTAAATTCATACCTCAGCGGCTTTGATAAGGTGAAGGATGTAATATTTGATCAGGACCCTGTCATTGTATACAAAGAGGATGCTTTTCATGACCACAGGCAGTTTACCGGCAATGAAGTTCTCGCAGTTTATGTTAGGGATGTGGAGCTGGAGATAGGTTCGCCCGGTCTTGAACTTCAGCCCGGTATAGAAATAGCCGACTGTCAGGGAAGTGATTCACCAAACCCCATACATCTTGCCCAGGTTCAGGATTATCTGAATCAGGCCCATATGCTTGTTTATGTCATCAGCAGCAGAACCGGTCTGAGGCAGGGCGATATAAGATTTCTGAACATAATAAAAAAAATGGGGCTTTCAGAGAGCTCGGTTTTTGTTGTTAATGCTGATTTTTCAGAGCACGAAGGTATCAACGACCTAAAAGCCATAGTTGACAGGACTAGTGAAGATCTTGCCTTGATCAATTCAGAACCTTCCGTTTTTACAGTATCAGCCCTTCATAATCTTTTCAGTGAAAACCCCCGGGGTCTTTCAGAGAAAGACAGAATGAGGCTGTCCCAATGGGATATGGAAAATGAGCTTGTGGAATTTTCCAGGGCGCAGACCAGAGAATTTTTTGACTTTTTCCAGGCATCATTAACAAGTGGAAGATATGGACTGCTTCTAAATAACCATCTTGATCGCCTCAGGGGGGTTACGGGAAGTCTTGCAGGCTGGACAGAGGTGATCAGGGATGTCCTGTCCAGGGATTCTTCAGGTGTTTCGAAAATGGTTGCAAATATAAATTTGCACAAGGAAAAGATGGGCCGCATAAGCGGGCTTGTGAGAAGCACGCTTGACGGGGCTATTCAGAAACTTAGAAAAGATCTGAAATCAAGTGCGGAAGGTTTTATGAGTGAAGGTCATGGCGGCCTTCTTTATGAAATCAGGGATTATATCAACAGCTACAGCATATCCTTTGAAGAATATGAGGACAGACTGGCTCTGACAACTTTCCAGAACGTTCTTCATGTCGCGTATCAGGAATTCAAACAGAAACTTGATACATTCATGACAGAGCAGATCAATCCAAGGATCATGAATTATGTCAGGGAAAAAGAAAGTGAGATTGCTGCATATTTATTGGCGGCTGTTCAGCCTTATGACGTGATGATACAGGATGCATTAAGTGAATATGAGTCAGCCATGGCCGGACTTGGGTTGAAACTGCCTGTGCAGATGAAAAGCCATCTTACTGCCCCGGATATGGATTCCATTAAGTCAATAAGCGGAATCAAGCTTCCTTCTGCAGTCGCACTTATAAGGTACAGTGTTAAAGTAAAGACCGAGGCTTCGGCGAGGTTTGGCTTTTACAGATCCCTTACAATGATCAGAAATTTCTTTAAAAAGGAAAAAGAGACATCCAAGGATAAGGATTATTTCAGGGCACTTAAGGGCGCTTTATCCAGCCTTAAAAAAGAGACTGATGAAAATGTTAGCTTCCATTTCAAGAGTTATAAAGAAAACCTTAAATTTCAATATCTTCTGAAATTATCCGACGTGATTGCCGATTCCATTGAAAATGAGATTTCCGCAAGATTCATGTCCTATGCAGACGGGCTTTCGAAAATTGATGAAGTTATGGGTGAAACCATAGCTGATCGTGAAAAAATAAGGGAGCTTCTTGAAGGTTCGGGGAATGAGGCCCTTGATATTGTAAAAAGGATAGATGCGCTTAGCGAGAGCCTTGATGATAAATTTTTCGCTGCTCTTGAAGCATGA
- a CDS encoding GGDEF domain-containing protein, protein MKEIWKTSLKKLSGTINAGLRVIRNIDYKILSHTIFQIQASKNPEEALEHMTFGLKRILDYNLFAFFIQGTNKNNVMAWIEPEYYEKYMKKIFEEDSGMSTEKGLIYMTIKNRDESFTRFAELDIESKETKIFKIALPHLDARIYLTPGRHILPYHMEIINLLIESFKNTVSIQLEIEQLKQEASIDGLTGISNRGDFERQISHYVSNAKRYGKAISMFLFDIDDFKKINDTYGHQTGDEILKSISLTVKNNIRSCDLIARYGGEEFAVVLPETSPEMAAELADRIRIKLSESKVKAGSVMIGATASFGVAYLKPDMEVADFIKKADENLYIAKKNGKNQVAFHP, encoded by the coding sequence ATGAAAGAAATATGGAAAACAAGTTTAAAAAAATTATCGGGTACAATAAATGCGGGCCTAAGGGTTATCCGTAATATTGACTACAAGATTCTTAGCCATACAATTTTTCAGATACAAGCCTCCAAAAATCCTGAAGAGGCACTTGAGCATATGACGTTTGGCTTGAAAAGGATTCTTGATTACAATCTGTTCGCCTTTTTCATCCAGGGCACCAACAAGAATAATGTCATGGCATGGATTGAACCCGAATATTATGAGAAATATATGAAAAAAATATTCGAGGAAGACTCTGGCATGTCAACGGAAAAAGGTCTGATCTACATGACAATAAAGAACAGGGATGAAAGCTTCACAAGATTTGCCGAGCTTGATATTGAAAGCAAGGAAACAAAAATTTTCAAAATAGCCCTGCCACATCTTGATGCCCGAATATATCTGACTCCTGGCAGGCATATTCTCCCTTATCATATGGAGATAATCAACCTGCTAATTGAATCATTCAAGAATACGGTTTCGATTCAATTGGAGATTGAACAGCTCAAGCAGGAAGCGTCCATAGACGGCCTGACAGGCATATCAAACCGGGGCGATTTCGAAAGACAGATAAGCCACTATGTTTCAAACGCAAAAAGATATGGAAAAGCCATCTCTATGTTTCTTTTTGACATAGATGATTTTAAAAAGATCAACGACACATATGGCCACCAGACCGGGGATGAGATACTCAAAAGCATATCCCTGACCGTCAAAAACAACATCAGATCATGTGACCTTATTGCAAGATACGGCGGAGAGGAATTTGCGGTTGTGCTTCCTGAGACATCTCCTGAGATGGCGGCCGAGCTTGCCGACAGAATCAGAATCAAGCTCTCTGAATCTAAAGTAAAAGCAGGCAGCGTTATGATAGGAGCAACAGCCAGCTTTGGAGTCGCATATCTGAAACCTGACATGGAAGTAGCCGATTTCATAAAAAAAGCCGACGAGAATCTCTATATAGCAAAGAAAAACGGTAAAAATCAGGTCGCTTTTCATCCATAA
- a CDS encoding zinc ribbon domain-containing protein — MTMETKNDVLERVIEQKKPLCPHCNLEMSIWEVPPMSFSDGLGWGAPYLFVCFNDECPPFKAGWDHIYENYAYRASYRCMCEPASPDKFDFLPVFSAEGGSNQIVDENGVNSQKAIEESIKTGFSTLADCYVNKDFVKILQMMLDPSEPTRVRIKAAQMMGDLVDETEFIEPIKFHKYGNQKLQEAADEAVKKIHERCFTRECPYCAEIIKKRAKVCKHCGKDLTE, encoded by the coding sequence ATGACAATGGAAACTAAAAACGATGTTCTTGAACGAGTTATCGAGCAGAAAAAGCCTCTTTGCCCACACTGCAATTTGGAGATGAGTATTTGGGAAGTGCCGCCAATGAGCTTCAGTGACGGACTCGGCTGGGGTGCTCCATATCTTTTTGTATGCTTTAATGACGAATGCCCGCCTTTTAAGGCTGGCTGGGATCATATATATGAAAATTACGCATATAGAGCTTCTTATAGGTGTATGTGCGAGCCTGCATCTCCTGATAAATTTGATTTTCTTCCGGTTTTCAGTGCGGAGGGCGGGTCAAATCAGATAGTTGACGAGAATGGCGTTAATTCCCAAAAAGCCATAGAAGAGTCCATCAAAACGGGGTTTTCTACCTTGGCAGATTGCTATGTAAACAAGGACTTTGTGAAGATTCTGCAGATGATGCTTGATCCTTCAGAACCAACAAGGGTCAGGATCAAAGCTGCCCAGATGATGGGCGATCTGGTAGATGAAACCGAATTCATTGAGCCCATTAAATTCCATAAATACGGCAACCAAAAGCTTCAGGAAGCAGCTGATGAAGCTGTTAAGAAAATTCATGAGAGATGCTTTACGAGGGAGTGCCCTTATTGTGCGGAGATAATCAAGAAAAGGGCTAAAGTATGCAAACATTGCGGCAAGGATTTGACGGAGTAG
- the secA gene encoding preprotein translocase subunit SecA, whose product MLLNFLARIFGGNKSGRVIRKIEPLVLDINILEPKYQAMSDEELRGQTEIFKNRLAGGETLDDLLIEAFAVVREAGRRSLNMRHFDCQLIGGVALHTGSIAEMKTGEGKTLVSTLPAYLNALTGRGVHIVTVNDYLAKRDSAWMGKLYNYLGMSVGVIVHGMDDQQRKAAYAADITYGTNNEFGFDYLRDNMKYYHQNLVLRDLHYAIVDEVDSILIDEARTPLIISGPTGKSTGLYTDIDSIISFLKKDVDYTLDEKARTVSLTEDGISKAEELLKIENLYDPRNIETIHHLNQALRAHSLFKRDVDYIVKDGEVVIVDEFTGRLMPGRRFGEGLHQALEAKEGVKIAQENQTYASTAFQNFFRMYDKLAGMTGTALTEAEEFKKIYKLDVICIPPNMPMIRTDLPDVIYKTKKEKYDAVVEEIIVRTKTGQPVLVGTVNIDVSEYISSLLVKKGVRHSVLNAKHHEKEAEIIAMAGQKDTVTISTNMAGRGTDIVLGPGVVELGGLHIIGTERHESRRIDNQLRGRAGRQGDPGSSKFYLSLEDDLLRIFGGDRITAIMEKMGLQDGEPIEHNMISRAIENAQKKVEGHNFDIRKYLLEYDDVMNQQRNLIYSQRRQILTDPELEPFVESMIEERAVRIVADHVNDDDPRHWNLEGLKDAINAQFNFVIDFTESSPKSREDLEDFITESAIHIYREKADKVGPEFNNIQRFVMLESIDGLWKDHLLRMDHLKEGIGLRGYAQENPLIVYKKEGFAMFQEMVSHISEELLMFLFRMQIRPQQAEGDGSFEDMHQPEEQRLIYSRGSDSDDEKKNTPVKRDHDKIGRNDLCPCGSGKKYKKCCG is encoded by the coding sequence ATGTTGTTAAATTTTTTGGCCCGTATTTTTGGCGGTAACAAGAGTGGGCGAGTAATCAGAAAGATAGAACCTCTGGTTCTGGATATTAATATACTTGAGCCAAAATACCAGGCAATGAGCGATGAAGAACTCAGGGGGCAGACTGAAATATTCAAAAACAGACTGGCTGGTGGTGAAACGCTTGATGATCTTCTCATAGAAGCTTTCGCAGTAGTAAGGGAAGCAGGCCGCAGATCACTCAATATGAGACATTTCGACTGCCAGCTCATCGGTGGTGTAGCCCTTCATACAGGCTCCATAGCGGAAATGAAGACCGGTGAAGGTAAAACCCTTGTTTCAACCCTTCCTGCTTATCTGAATGCCCTCACAGGACGGGGTGTTCATATAGTAACGGTGAATGATTACCTGGCAAAACGTGACTCAGCATGGATGGGCAAGCTTTACAATTATCTTGGCATGAGCGTCGGTGTTATTGTTCACGGGATGGACGACCAGCAGCGAAAAGCAGCTTATGCAGCAGATATTACATACGGAACCAATAACGAGTTTGGCTTTGACTACCTCCGTGATAACATGAAATATTACCATCAGAATCTTGTTCTGAGGGATCTTCATTACGCCATAGTGGACGAAGTTGACTCCATACTCATAGATGAGGCCCGAACTCCTCTTATTATTTCAGGGCCAACAGGTAAATCCACCGGTCTTTACACAGACATAGATTCTATTATTTCCTTTCTTAAAAAAGATGTGGATTATACGCTCGATGAGAAAGCAAGAACCGTTTCCCTCACCGAAGATGGAATTTCAAAGGCTGAGGAACTTCTTAAGATAGAAAATCTCTACGATCCTAGAAATATAGAAACCATACATCATCTCAACCAGGCGCTTAGGGCCCACAGTCTTTTCAAAAGGGACGTCGATTACATCGTTAAGGACGGCGAGGTTGTAATTGTAGATGAGTTCACAGGCCGGCTTATGCCGGGAAGAAGATTCGGAGAAGGTCTGCACCAGGCTCTTGAAGCAAAGGAAGGTGTCAAGATTGCCCAGGAGAATCAGACCTACGCCTCCACGGCATTCCAGAATTTCTTCAGAATGTATGACAAGCTTGCGGGCATGACCGGAACCGCCCTCACGGAAGCCGAAGAATTCAAGAAGATTTACAAGCTTGATGTTATCTGTATTCCTCCTAATATGCCAATGATCAGAACTGATCTTCCTGATGTCATATATAAAACCAAAAAGGAAAAATATGACGCCGTTGTCGAGGAGATAATCGTAAGAACAAAGACTGGGCAGCCAGTACTTGTCGGAACAGTTAATATTGATGTTTCTGAATACATAAGCTCACTTCTTGTAAAAAAAGGAGTTCGCCACTCAGTCCTTAATGCCAAACACCATGAAAAAGAGGCTGAAATTATTGCCATGGCCGGGCAGAAGGATACTGTCACAATATCGACAAACATGGCTGGACGAGGAACTGACATTGTTCTCGGGCCCGGAGTTGTCGAACTTGGCGGTCTTCATATTATTGGTACTGAGCGTCATGAAAGCAGACGCATTGATAACCAGCTCAGAGGACGAGCAGGCAGGCAGGGCGATCCAGGTTCGTCAAAATTTTATCTTTCCCTTGAAGATGATCTTCTCAGAATATTCGGTGGCGACAGAATTACTGCAATTATGGAGAAGATGGGCCTCCAAGATGGTGAGCCAATTGAGCATAATATGATTTCAAGGGCCATTGAAAATGCTCAAAAGAAGGTTGAAGGCCACAACTTTGACATAAGAAAATACCTGCTTGAATATGACGATGTAATGAACCAGCAGCGCAACCTTATATATAGCCAGAGGCGTCAGATTCTGACAGATCCCGAGCTTGAGCCTTTTGTGGAATCCATGATTGAGGAGAGGGCAGTCAGGATAGTTGCAGATCATGTGAACGACGACGATCCTCGCCACTGGAATCTTGAAGGACTGAAGGACGCTATTAACGCCCAGTTTAATTTTGTGATAGACTTCACAGAGTCTTCACCAAAGAGCAGGGAAGATCTCGAAGACTTCATAACCGAGAGTGCTATCCATATTTACAGGGAAAAAGCGGACAAGGTCGGCCCTGAATTCAATAATATCCAGCGTTTTGTCATGCTTGAATCCATTGACGGACTCTGGAAAGATCACCTCCTCAGAATGGATCATCTCAAGGAAGGTATTGGCCTCAGGGGGTACGCCCAGGAAAATCCTCTTATTGTGTATAAAAAAGAGGGGTTTGCGATGTTTCAGGAGATGGTTTCCCACATTTCCGAAGAGCTTCTCATGTTCCTTTTCAGAATGCAGATAAGGCCACAGCAGGCTGAAGGTGATGGCTCTTTTGAAGACATGCACCAGCCTGAGGAGCAGAGACTTATTTATTCAAGGGGCAGTGACAGTGATGATGAAAAGAAAAACACACCTGTTAAACGCGACCATGACAAAATAGGAAGAAATGATCTGTGTCCATGTGGTAGCGGCAAGAAATATAAAAAGTGCTGCGGATAG
- a CDS encoding ATP-dependent Clp protease adaptor ClpS — MTEYNPGFQGETSLEQRQDLKEPPMFRVLLHNDDYTTMEFVVDILMNVFHKTHEESIQIMLKVHQEGVGVCGIYTYDIAQTKVNAVLRLATEHEFPLKSTLEQV; from the coding sequence ATGACAGAGTATAATCCTGGATTCCAGGGGGAAACAAGCTTAGAACAACGTCAGGATCTTAAAGAACCGCCAATGTTCAGAGTACTCTTGCATAATGATGATTATACAACCATGGAATTTGTTGTGGATATTTTAATGAATGTTTTCCACAAAACCCATGAGGAATCTATTCAGATAATGCTCAAAGTTCATCAGGAAGGCGTTGGCGTTTGCGGTATTTATACTTATGATATAGCCCAGACAAAGGTTAATGCCGTATTGAGACTTGCAACCGAGCATGAATTTCCACTTAAGAGCACATTGGAGCAGGTATAG
- the clpA gene encoding ATP-dependent Clp protease ATP-binding subunit ClpA — MISKTLSATLGFAVREAKKRRHEYVCLEHVLFAILHDTSGIDIVENCGGDIDTIKKNLEEYFNTRLEVMPEGKDYVLQQTVGFQRVIQRAVSHARSAEKTEINVGDVLAAMFQEQDSHAVYYLMNEGVTRLGVLQHISHEISSGEEHREKPEQPDQQGEDAMKKVNPLKAFTVELVAKAEKGELDPLIGRDPEVERAIHVLCRRRKNNPVFVGDPGVGKTAIAEGIAQRINDRTAPSILHDAKIFALDMGSVLAGTKFRGDFEQRLKKLISALQKVPKAILFIDEIHTIVGAGATSSGSLDASNILKPALTSGSIRCIGSTTYEEFKTHFEKDRALARRFEKIEILEPSIPEAVEILKGLKWCYEDHHHVTYSDGALDAAVNLSAKYINDRFLPDKAIDVIDEVGAYIMLSTKKKKTVDVEDVERVVAKMAKVPVRSVAGSDRLKLSGLEARLKKVVFGQNTAIQAMCTAIKRSRAGLGPSERPVGSFLFTGPTGVGKTEVAKQLSAQLGIHFVRFDMSEYMEKHSVARLIGAPPGYVGFEQGGLLTDEIRKHPHSVLLLDEIEKAHQDIFNILLQVMDHATLTDNNGKKADFRNVIIIMTSNVGSREMSSKSIGFGDTSRDMNEKGKGAIKNLFSPEFLNRLDDIITFNSLNPEIMGMVVDKFMDELRLQLTEKKVHLRLLAKARDYLAKKGYDESYGARPLGRLIQTEIKDVLSDQLLFGELENGGKVTIGLKDEKLSFSYAN, encoded by the coding sequence ATGATAAGCAAAACTTTAAGCGCTACATTGGGATTCGCGGTTCGTGAAGCCAAGAAGAGGCGTCATGAATATGTATGTTTGGAGCATGTGCTTTTTGCGATACTGCATGATACCTCTGGCATAGATATTGTTGAAAACTGCGGTGGCGACATCGATACAATAAAAAAGAATCTTGAAGAATACTTCAACACCCGCCTTGAAGTAATGCCTGAAGGAAAGGATTATGTTCTTCAGCAGACCGTTGGTTTTCAAAGAGTTATTCAAAGAGCCGTGTCGCATGCCAGATCAGCGGAAAAGACTGAGATAAATGTTGGGGATGTCCTTGCTGCAATGTTTCAGGAACAGGATTCCCATGCAGTATACTATCTGATGAATGAAGGCGTAACAAGACTTGGAGTTCTTCAGCATATCTCCCATGAGATTAGCAGCGGAGAAGAGCACAGGGAAAAGCCTGAACAGCCCGACCAGCAGGGCGAAGATGCCATGAAAAAGGTTAATCCTCTCAAGGCTTTCACTGTCGAGCTTGTTGCCAAAGCTGAAAAAGGAGAGCTTGATCCTCTTATCGGCCGTGATCCCGAAGTTGAACGTGCTATACATGTTCTTTGCAGAAGAAGAAAAAACAATCCTGTATTTGTTGGTGATCCCGGAGTTGGAAAGACTGCCATTGCAGAGGGAATTGCCCAGAGAATTAATGACAGGACTGCGCCATCTATTCTGCATGATGCTAAGATTTTTGCCCTTGATATGGGGTCTGTTTTAGCCGGAACAAAATTTAGAGGTGATTTTGAGCAGAGACTGAAAAAGCTCATTTCTGCTCTTCAGAAAGTTCCTAAGGCAATTCTTTTCATAGATGAGATTCACACGATTGTTGGCGCCGGAGCTACAAGCAGCGGTTCTCTAGATGCTTCCAACATACTTAAACCGGCTCTAACATCAGGGAGTATAAGATGTATTGGTTCAACAACCTATGAAGAGTTTAAAACCCATTTTGAGAAAGATAGGGCGCTTGCGCGACGATTTGAGAAAATTGAAATTCTTGAGCCAAGCATTCCTGAGGCTGTTGAGATTCTCAAAGGACTTAAGTGGTGCTACGAGGATCATCATCATGTAACTTATTCGGACGGAGCGCTTGATGCGGCTGTAAATCTATCGGCCAAATACATTAATGACCGTTTTCTTCCTGATAAAGCCATAGATGTTATAGATGAAGTTGGAGCATATATAATGCTTTCAACCAAGAAGAAAAAGACCGTGGATGTCGAGGATGTTGAGAGAGTTGTCGCAAAAATGGCAAAAGTTCCTGTCAGAAGTGTCGCGGGTTCGGACAGACTAAAGCTTTCCGGGCTTGAAGCCAGACTTAAGAAAGTTGTTTTTGGTCAAAATACTGCCATACAGGCAATGTGCACAGCGATAAAACGTTCAAGGGCAGGACTTGGTCCTTCCGAACGTCCGGTCGGTTCTTTTCTTTTTACAGGACCTACAGGAGTTGGAAAAACAGAAGTCGCAAAACAGCTTTCTGCCCAGCTTGGCATCCATTTTGTCCGTTTTGACATGAGCGAGTATATGGAAAAGCATTCAGTGGCGAGGCTTATAGGTGCTCCTCCAGGATATGTCGGTTTCGAGCAGGGAGGCCTTCTTACAGATGAAATAAGAAAGCATCCTCATTCTGTGCTTTTGCTTGATGAAATTGAAAAAGCCCATCAGGACATTTTCAATATACTTCTACAGGTAATGGATCATGCAACGCTAACTGACAATAACGGTAAAAAGGCTGATTTCAGAAATGTTATTATTATCATGACCAGTAATGTCGGTTCCAGAGAGATGAGCTCAAAATCCATAGGTTTTGGGGATACCTCAAGAGACATGAATGAAAAAGGAAAAGGAGCGATCAAAAATCTTTTCAGCCCTGAATTCTTGAATCGTCTTGATGATATAATAACATTCAACAGTCTTAATCCTGAAATCATGGGCATGGTTGTCGATAAATTCATGGATGAGCTGAGACTCCAGCTTACAGAGAAAAAAGTTCATCTGAGGCTTCTTGC